The proteins below are encoded in one region of Clostridium estertheticum:
- a CDS encoding phosphatase PAP2 family protein produces MKNLFKKLLPLVLIGSVPFSNLFYWTLNSTHRGVYDLTTDLDRSLPLIKIFIIPYMTLWFFLAFCFVYLCFKNRKVYYKIMITLFLCYVVAFITYYFFQTTVIRPIVTGNDILSKMILFTYNSDEPYNCFPSIHVITAYLAVKGINATNARKSIKIPVNIIGFLIIISTEFVKQHVIMDIFFAMFLCSGIYNLVIYLEQQYNLYNPSKTYNLDKQEIEQ; encoded by the coding sequence TTGAAAAATCTTTTTAAAAAGTTATTACCATTAGTGCTTATAGGTTCTGTTCCTTTTTCTAATTTGTTTTATTGGACATTAAATAGTACTCATAGGGGCGTTTATGATCTTACTACAGATTTGGATAGATCTTTGCCCCTTATAAAAATTTTTATAATACCTTACATGACTTTATGGTTTTTTTTAGCCTTTTGTTTTGTTTATTTGTGTTTTAAAAACAGAAAGGTTTATTATAAAATTATGATTACTTTATTTTTATGTTATGTTGTTGCATTTATTACGTACTACTTTTTTCAAACTACGGTTATAAGGCCTATAGTTACCGGTAATGATATATTGTCAAAGATGATTTTATTTACCTATAATTCGGATGAGCCATATAATTGTTTCCCAAGCATTCATGTCATTACAGCATATCTAGCTGTTAAAGGGATCAATGCTACTAATGCTAGAAAGTCAATTAAAATACCAGTTAACATAATAGGATTTCTTATTATTATATCTACTGAATTTGTAAAACAACATGTGATAATGGATATATTTTTCGCAATGTTTTTATGCAGTGGAATTTATAACTTGGTTATTTATCTAGAACAACAGTATAATCTTTATAATCCGTCAAAAACATATAATTTGGATAAACAAGAGATAGAACAATAA
- the scpB gene encoding SMC-Scp complex subunit ScpB produces MNEFNIKQLASKDISTNNIYYSIIESLLFVTGESLKLTEIANILECSIEFTMKLINELKVKYEHEQRGIRIIETNDEYQLVTKPCNSEYVQKLLKINVRQSLSQASLETLAIIAYKQPMTRVEVEDIRGVKSDRAIYTLSEKRLIKESGRKNVPGRPIIYVTTDEFLKHFNFLNLNEMPSLEEFNKENLQPDVDINKVK; encoded by the coding sequence ATGAATGAATTTAATATTAAACAATTAGCAAGTAAGGATATTTCTACTAATAATATATATTATTCTATTATTGAATCGTTGCTATTTGTTACTGGAGAATCATTAAAATTAACGGAAATTGCAAATATTTTAGAATGTAGTATTGAATTTACAATGAAGTTAATAAATGAATTAAAAGTAAAATATGAGCATGAGCAGAGAGGCATTAGAATTATAGAAACTAATGATGAATATCAACTTGTTACAAAACCATGTAATAGCGAATATGTCCAAAAGCTATTAAAGATAAATGTCAGGCAATCTTTATCTCAAGCTTCACTTGAAACTTTAGCCATAATTGCTTATAAGCAGCCAATGACTAGGGTGGAGGTTGAAGACATAAGAGGAGTTAAAAGTGATAGAGCAATTTACACTTTGTCAGAAAAAAGATTAATTAAAGAAAGTGGACGAAAAAATGTTCCGGGAAGACCAATCATATATGTAACCACAGATGAATTTCTTAAACATTTTAATTTTCTTAACCTAAATGAAATGCCTTCTTTAGAAGAGTTTAACAAAGAAAATTTGCAACCAGATGTTGATATTAATAAGGTAAAGTAA
- a CDS encoding MarR family winged helix-turn-helix transcriptional regulator — protein MTDESLKLDNQLCFALYACSREITKLYKPELDKLGITYTQYIALLVLWEKDNITVKEIGIKLHLDSGTLTPLFKKLECMNLVKRTRDTVDERNVYITLTPAGDELKKMAFGIPKEIFCSTGLSLEGAITLKENVNSLLSNLTSNNK, from the coding sequence GTGACAGATGAATCCCTTAAATTAGATAATCAATTATGTTTTGCTCTATATGCTTGTTCCCGTGAAATTACAAAACTTTACAAGCCAGAATTGGATAAATTAGGTATAACCTACACCCAATACATTGCTCTATTAGTGTTATGGGAAAAAGATAATATAACTGTAAAAGAAATTGGAATAAAACTACATCTTGATTCTGGCACTTTAACCCCTCTATTTAAAAAATTAGAGTGTATGAACTTAGTAAAAAGAACTAGAGATACTGTAGACGAGCGAAATGTATATATTACCTTAACTCCTGCAGGTGATGAATTGAAAAAAATGGCTTTTGGTATACCAAAAGAAATCTTTTGCTCTACAGGCCTTTCACTTGAGGGTGCAATTACTCTTAAGGAAAATGTTAATTCATTATTATCAAATTTAACCTCTAACAATAAATAA
- a CDS encoding DUF2953 domain-containing protein, translating to MFKFIIVFLFVLTIILFPIHLNITLKYTNKVLEIYIYKKKLKVNKPLKSNSKDQLKSKPIKIFFKPLNLRHINLSDINLSAINLISHKFKDLKFKPTLSLNTKLEYGFDDAALVAIVFGLIHSTYSLLYLILTNFVKVKNIDLKVTPQFKENNLNMEISSIIYINFVKIIYMAFIILPCLINIKHNKTNFKKYRGGNLHG from the coding sequence ATGTTTAAATTTATAATAGTGTTTCTTTTTGTGTTAACAATTATATTATTTCCAATCCATTTAAATATAACTCTTAAATATACAAACAAAGTCTTGGAAATTTATATATATAAAAAGAAACTAAAGGTAAATAAACCTTTAAAAAGCAATTCAAAGGATCAATTAAAGTCTAAACCTATAAAAATATTTTTTAAACCATTAAATTTAAGACATATAAATTTAAGTGATATAAATTTAAGCGCTATAAATTTAATTAGTCATAAATTTAAGGATTTAAAATTTAAGCCAACATTAAGTTTAAATACTAAACTAGAATATGGATTCGACGATGCTGCCTTGGTAGCTATCGTATTTGGCTTAATTCATTCAACCTACAGTCTTTTGTATCTAATATTAACAAATTTTGTTAAAGTTAAAAACATTGACCTTAAAGTTACGCCTCAATTTAAAGAAAATAATCTAAATATGGAAATTTCGAGTATAATATACATCAATTTTGTAAAAATTATTTATATGGCATTTATAATATTACCTTGCCTTATAAACATAAAACATAACAAAACAAATTTTAAAAAATATAGAGGAGGAAATTTACATGGATAA
- a CDS encoding D-alanyl-D-alanine carboxypeptidase family protein encodes MTKKSKVYISLSLSLVLLFSTLVQTVHADDLYVNAISAIALDCDSKVVLYEKNAYTPIEIASTTKIITALVAIKCGDLNKKIIISKKAATIRGSEIGLKEGEEITLKELLYGLLMRSGNDAAIAIAEGVSGSVDEFLKLMNEYALEIGLLNSNFESPHGLDSSNHYSTAYDLALVTAKAKEVKTFNDIVGSKDIIANDYDFTRSYHNINKILSILPNSTGVKTGFTGKAGKCLVTSVKIQNRDIIIITLNCTPRWKETEKINNYIEKTYKYKKVVSKGDILGKIILKNGNNNVEIVSKRDIIIPVKNDQKIEIKVKKPLYEIYAPVHQGEKIGRLDVYANNKLLLTESLVSKSSVESKTNFRFRFNKIKNFILQ; translated from the coding sequence ATGACAAAAAAATCTAAAGTGTATATATCATTATCTTTAAGCTTAGTTTTATTATTTTCCACCTTAGTTCAAACTGTCCATGCTGATGATCTATATGTTAATGCAATAAGTGCTATAGCGTTAGATTGCGATTCAAAAGTTGTCTTATATGAAAAGAACGCATATACTCCAATTGAAATTGCAAGCACTACAAAGATAATAACTGCACTTGTTGCAATTAAATGTGGAGATTTAAACAAGAAAATAATTATATCAAAAAAGGCAGCAACTATACGCGGTTCAGAAATAGGGTTAAAAGAAGGAGAGGAGATAACTTTAAAGGAATTATTATATGGACTTTTAATGAGATCTGGAAATGATGCAGCGATTGCAATTGCTGAAGGGGTAAGTGGGAGTGTTGATGAGTTTTTAAAACTTATGAATGAGTATGCCTTAGAAATTGGGTTATTAAATAGTAATTTTGAATCTCCACATGGATTAGATAGTAGTAATCATTATTCGACTGCATATGATTTAGCTTTAGTAACTGCCAAGGCAAAAGAGGTTAAAACTTTTAATGACATAGTAGGCTCAAAAGATATTATTGCAAATGACTATGACTTTACTAGAAGTTATCATAATATCAATAAAATTTTATCTATTTTACCAAATTCAACCGGTGTAAAAACAGGATTCACAGGCAAAGCAGGTAAATGTCTAGTGACTTCTGTCAAAATTCAAAATAGAGATATTATTATAATTACACTAAATTGTACTCCGAGGTGGAAAGAAACTGAAAAAATAAATAACTATATTGAAAAAACTTATAAATATAAAAAGGTTGTAAGTAAAGGTGATATTCTAGGAAAAATTATTTTGAAAAATGGAAATAACAATGTGGAAATAGTAAGTAAAAGAGATATTATAATTCCAGTTAAAAATGATCAAAAAATTGAAATTAAAGTTAAAAAACCATTATATGAGATTTATGCACCAGTACATCAAGGTGAAAAAATTGGAAGGTTAGATGTATATGCAAATAATAAACTTCTATTAACAGAAAGTTTGGTGTCTAAGAGTAGCGTTGAAAGCAAAACTAATTTTAGATTTAGATTTAACAAAATTAAAAATTTCATTTTACAATAA
- a CDS encoding FAD-dependent oxidoreductase, whose product MKVIVIGGGWSGCMAAITAKRAGAEVALYEKTDMLLGLGNSGGIMRNNGRYTAAEELIALGAGDLIHVTDENSRHKNVEFPAHKNAWFYDVNKIEPAVVKCLKDMDIELNMITRVVDVEKEENKIKGIYLSNGAYVVADVFIETTGSTGPMGNCLKYGNGCSMCVLRCPAFGPRVSISYRAGIEDLKGEREEDVYGAFSGSCKLAKSSLGDEVMKELNESGVVILKVPEEDVNLDKLKVKVCQQYALKEFAENMILLDTGDAKLMTSYYPLDKLRKIKGLEKAKYIDPIAGGKGNSIRYLSVAPRTNNMRVVGLDNLFCAGEKAGLFVGHTEAMCTGALAGHNAVRNYLGMPLLILPNALAIGDLISYANEKMKSKEGRRNRYTFAGAEYFNRMQESGLYTLDIDEIKKKVAKLNLTDIFKEKLI is encoded by the coding sequence TTGAAGGTTATCGTAATTGGTGGTGGATGGTCTGGTTGCATGGCTGCAATCACGGCAAAAAGAGCAGGAGCCGAGGTCGCATTATATGAGAAAACTGATATGCTTTTAGGACTTGGAAATTCAGGTGGTATAATGAGGAATAATGGGAGATATACTGCAGCGGAAGAATTGATAGCACTTGGGGCAGGGGATTTGATACATGTAACTGATGAGAATAGTAGACATAAAAATGTTGAATTTCCTGCACATAAAAATGCTTGGTTTTATGATGTAAATAAAATTGAACCAGCAGTGGTTAAGTGTTTAAAAGATATGGATATAGAATTAAACATGATAACAAGGGTGGTAGATGTTGAAAAAGAAGAAAATAAAATAAAAGGAATATATTTATCAAACGGTGCGTATGTAGTTGCGGATGTATTTATAGAAACTACAGGTTCAACAGGACCAATGGGTAACTGCTTAAAGTATGGAAATGGATGTTCGATGTGTGTGTTAAGGTGTCCAGCATTTGGCCCTAGAGTAAGCATAAGTTATAGAGCAGGTATTGAAGATTTAAAAGGGGAAAGGGAAGAGGATGTATATGGAGCATTTAGTGGTTCGTGTAAACTAGCTAAGTCTTCTTTAGGTGATGAGGTTATGAAGGAGCTTAATGAGAGCGGAGTGGTTATTTTAAAAGTACCAGAGGAAGATGTGAATTTAGATAAGCTTAAAGTGAAAGTATGTCAGCAATATGCACTTAAAGAGTTTGCAGAAAATATGATTCTACTAGATACAGGTGATGCAAAGCTTATGACATCATATTATCCACTGGATAAGCTTAGAAAAATCAAAGGTCTTGAAAAAGCAAAATATATAGATCCAATTGCAGGTGGAAAGGGAAACTCCATAAGATATCTGTCTGTAGCTCCAAGAACTAATAATATGAGGGTTGTAGGTCTCGATAATTTGTTTTGCGCAGGAGAAAAGGCAGGGCTATTTGTAGGTCATACAGAAGCCATGTGCACAGGTGCTTTGGCAGGACATAATGCCGTTCGAAATTATCTAGGAATGCCTCTTTTAATATTACCAAATGCTCTTGCTATTGGTGACTTAATATCATATGCAAATGAAAAAATGAAATCCAAAGAAGGAAGAAGAAACCGATATACATTTGCGGGGGCAGAGTATTTTAATAGAATGCAGGAAAGTGGGCTTTATACTTTAGACATTGATGAGATTAAGAAGAAAGTTGCAAAATTAAATTTGACTGATATATTTAAAGAAAAACTTATATAG
- a CDS encoding sulfide/dihydroorotate dehydrogenase-like FAD/NAD-binding protein, translating to MSYEPYDCIDVGSEFCPCHLAETGDCILCSQLAGKDFCDCCNFNGVCIYQEYATNGYKAKESRKNYKCKIVEKNRFEDNVIILTVCASDKLVSELVRVGSYIFARRPSAEARFDTPISIMDTDTTKNTISIAIELKGAKTKALDTLKIGDELLIKGPFWNGTLGLKNIYEIKNSKCLIVARGIGQAPMIPVLKHLHANNNEIIVVLDNSPYKNSFAYEYIEKYASKVIECNTIASNGIMTEKFNDLLKELTINNDISLVHCDAVDILNYELMKSVEYIDKNIKYSCCNNAKMCCGEGVCGCCTRTNNDLKLRRLCKMQTEPKYVLEGRRTF from the coding sequence ATGAGTTATGAGCCCTACGACTGTATTGATGTAGGAAGTGAATTTTGTCCGTGTCACCTTGCTGAAACAGGAGATTGTATATTATGTTCACAGTTAGCAGGGAAGGATTTTTGTGACTGTTGCAACTTTAATGGGGTATGTATTTATCAAGAGTATGCAACGAATGGTTACAAAGCCAAAGAAAGCAGAAAAAATTATAAGTGCAAAATAGTAGAGAAAAATAGATTTGAGGACAATGTTATTATACTTACTGTTTGCGCAAGTGATAAATTGGTAAGTGAATTGGTTCGTGTTGGAAGTTATATTTTTGCTCGAAGGCCGAGTGCAGAGGCTAGGTTTGATACACCAATATCAATAATGGATACTGATACGACAAAGAATACAATCAGTATTGCGATAGAATTAAAGGGAGCTAAAACTAAAGCATTAGATACTTTAAAGATAGGAGATGAACTACTCATAAAAGGACCGTTTTGGAATGGTACGTTAGGATTAAAAAACATATATGAAATTAAAAACAGTAAGTGCTTAATTGTAGCAAGAGGTATAGGGCAGGCACCTATGATACCGGTACTTAAACATTTACATGCAAATAACAATGAAATTATAGTTGTGCTTGATAATTCACCATATAAGAATAGCTTTGCATATGAGTATATAGAAAAATATGCATCAAAGGTTATAGAATGTAATACAATAGCCTCAAATGGCATAATGACAGAGAAATTTAATGATTTATTAAAAGAACTAACTATTAATAATGATATTAGTCTAGTTCATTGTGACGCTGTAGATATCCTAAATTATGAACTGATGAAGAGTGTGGAATATATAGATAAAAACATTAAATATTCTTGCTGTAATAATGCAAAAATGTGTTGTGGAGAAGGAGTGTGCGGTTGTTGTACAAGAACTAATAACGACCTTAAATTAAGAAGACTCTGCAAAATGCAGACAGAACCTAAATATGTATTAGAAGGGAGGAGAACATTTTGA
- the ytfJ gene encoding GerW family sporulation protein: protein MDNHPIENLMRSTMESIKDMIDVNTIVGDPVKSLDGTTIIPISRVCFGFASGGSEFNNINTTDSTNKYPFGGGSGAGVTVKPVAFLVVKNDSIRLLSVDQQNTYDKIVDTVPQVIDIIKGMFKDKCANDTEPENNQKCDE from the coding sequence ATGGATAATCATCCAATTGAAAATTTAATGAGGAGCACCATGGAGAGTATAAAAGATATGATAGATGTTAACACCATTGTAGGAGACCCTGTAAAATCGTTAGATGGAACTACAATTATTCCTATATCAAGAGTATGTTTTGGTTTTGCATCTGGAGGTAGTGAGTTTAATAATATTAATACTACTGACTCAACTAATAAATATCCTTTCGGAGGTGGTTCTGGTGCTGGAGTCACGGTTAAACCAGTCGCGTTTTTAGTTGTTAAGAATGATTCAATTAGGCTATTATCTGTAGATCAGCAAAACACATATGATAAAATTGTTGATACCGTACCACAAGTTATCGATATTATTAAAGGTATGTTTAAAGATAAATGTGCTAATGATACAGAACCTGAAAATAATCAAAAGTGTGATGAATAA
- a CDS encoding putative ABC transporter permease: protein MWKKFIIYGLLGLLGEVFWNAFGAMINGDILLRGTTCIWMFPIYGLAVFLEPVHNRIRHLPLIVRGGIYMVIIFAIELVSGLLLRLVLGECPWKYVNKTLSICGIITLDYAPVWIIYGILFEKIHDVITCIEKRINRNDN, encoded by the coding sequence ATGTGGAAGAAATTTATTATATATGGACTTTTAGGTCTTTTAGGAGAGGTTTTTTGGAATGCTTTTGGCGCAATGATTAATGGAGATATATTACTTAGGGGCACAACTTGCATTTGGATGTTTCCTATATATGGTCTTGCTGTGTTTCTTGAACCAGTCCATAATAGGATCAGGCATCTTCCGCTTATAGTTAGGGGAGGCATATATATGGTCATTATATTTGCAATAGAATTAGTTAGCGGACTATTGCTTAGGTTGGTTTTAGGGGAGTGCCCATGGAAATATGTAAATAAAACATTATCAATATGCGGAATAATCACATTAGATTATGCACCAGTATGGATCATTTATGGAATTTTGTTCGAAAAAATACATGATGTTATAACATGTATTGAGAAAAGAATTAATCGTAATGATAATTAG
- a CDS encoding ATP-dependent Clp protease ATP-binding subunit, giving the protein MKLCEICKKNIAMILTSKIENGKTETIGLCIECAKKKGIPVMDQLMQQAGLSSEDIESLNEQMGTMFNDMNLEDVNSDDLNTSDKDIKNGEEKNIISNIFNGLFSSVDKGNDFIDGDVEPSPKIKSASDDKSKKNWFKKKRKHLDTYGINLTDKAKQNGVDKVIGRYKEIDRVVQILNRRGKNNPILIGEAGVGKTAIAEGLAVRIIEKQVPEKLFNAEVYLLDLTAVVAGTQFRGQFESRMKSIIEEAKENGNIILVIDEVHNIMGAGEVQGGAMNAANILKPALAKGEIQVIGVTTLEEYRKYIEKDAALERRFQPVLVEEPSVPETIEILKGIRNYYEDYHKVKISDEVIEEVVTLSERYITDRFLPDKAIDVIDEAGSRANLKNKGLIELLGLKEESIRIQTEKDEAEANGNFEKAAEYRTKLCKVKEDISETQKTCGEVQITIEDIAFVIESWTKIPIQKITEKEAKKLLNLESRLHKRVIGQNEAIKSLSRAIRRNRSGFRKKKKPSSFIFVGPTGVGKTELVKTLSCELFGSEDALIRIDMSEYMEKHTVSKLIGAPPGYVGYDQGGQLTEKVRRKPYSVILLDEIEKAHPDVFNMLLQILDDGILTDSQGRTVFFENTVIIMTSNAGTEFKSSNIGFVKGDYGILEARVKDALKQTFKPEFLNRVDEIIVFTPLEKKELREIVDLMITEVIEEVGEKNITMNVSKAVADFILEKGYDDKYGARPLRRTIQKYIEDEIAEHYLQNEFSEGSNISVELKDDKIVIV; this is encoded by the coding sequence ATGAAGTTATGTGAAATATGCAAAAAAAATATAGCAATGATATTAACCTCAAAAATTGAAAACGGCAAAACTGAAACTATAGGATTATGTATAGAATGTGCTAAAAAGAAGGGTATTCCGGTAATGGACCAATTAATGCAGCAAGCTGGATTATCCTCAGAGGATATTGAAAGCTTAAATGAACAAATGGGTACAATGTTTAACGATATGAATTTAGAAGATGTTAATAGTGATGATCTAAACACATCAGATAAGGATATTAAAAATGGCGAAGAGAAAAATATTATTAGCAACATTTTTAATGGATTATTCTCATCTGTAGATAAAGGTAATGATTTTATAGACGGTGATGTTGAACCTTCCCCAAAAATTAAAAGTGCATCAGATGATAAATCAAAAAAGAACTGGTTTAAAAAGAAACGAAAACATTTAGATACATATGGAATAAACTTAACAGACAAAGCAAAACAAAATGGTGTAGACAAAGTAATTGGAAGATATAAAGAAATTGATCGTGTGGTTCAAATATTAAATAGACGAGGTAAAAATAATCCTATTCTAATCGGCGAAGCCGGTGTAGGTAAAACAGCAATTGCTGAGGGCCTTGCTGTAAGAATCATAGAAAAACAAGTTCCAGAAAAATTATTTAATGCTGAAGTTTATTTACTTGACCTAACAGCTGTAGTTGCAGGAACACAATTTAGAGGACAATTTGAAAGTCGTATGAAATCAATTATTGAAGAGGCTAAGGAAAATGGAAATATAATATTAGTTATTGACGAAGTGCACAATATTATGGGTGCTGGTGAAGTTCAGGGCGGAGCAATGAATGCAGCTAATATCTTAAAACCAGCTTTAGCAAAAGGTGAAATACAAGTTATTGGTGTAACAACTCTTGAAGAATATAGAAAATATATAGAAAAAGATGCAGCACTAGAGCGGAGATTTCAGCCAGTTCTAGTTGAGGAACCTAGTGTACCTGAAACAATAGAGATTTTAAAAGGAATACGAAACTACTATGAAGATTATCATAAAGTCAAAATATCAGATGAAGTAATTGAAGAAGTTGTAACTTTATCTGAGAGATATATAACGGATAGATTTTTGCCAGATAAAGCAATTGATGTAATTGACGAAGCTGGTTCTAGAGCAAATCTGAAAAATAAAGGACTCATTGAACTCTTAGGACTCAAAGAGGAGTCAATCAGGATTCAAACAGAGAAAGATGAAGCAGAGGCTAATGGAAATTTTGAAAAAGCTGCTGAATATAGGACAAAGTTATGCAAAGTAAAAGAAGATATTAGTGAAACTCAAAAAACATGTGGTGAGGTTCAAATTACTATAGAGGATATTGCTTTCGTTATTGAATCATGGACTAAAATTCCGATTCAAAAGATTACAGAAAAAGAAGCGAAAAAACTATTAAATCTAGAAAGCAGGCTTCACAAAAGAGTTATAGGTCAAAATGAAGCTATTAAAAGTTTGTCTAGAGCAATAAGACGAAATCGTTCAGGCTTTAGAAAAAAGAAAAAGCCATCCTCTTTTATTTTCGTTGGACCAACTGGTGTTGGAAAAACAGAACTTGTTAAAACGCTTTCCTGTGAACTTTTTGGAAGTGAGGACGCACTAATAAGAATTGATATGTCTGAATATATGGAAAAACATACAGTGTCAAAACTAATTGGTGCCCCACCAGGTTATGTAGGATATGATCAAGGTGGCCAATTAACTGAAAAAGTAAGAAGAAAACCATATTCAGTAATTCTACTAGATGAAATAGAGAAAGCTCATCCAGATGTTTTTAATATGTTACTTCAAATTCTTGATGATGGAATACTAACAGATAGCCAAGGCAGAACTGTTTTCTTTGAAAACACCGTAATAATAATGACATCAAACGCAGGAACTGAGTTTAAATCAAGCAACATTGGCTTTGTTAAAGGCGATTACGGTATATTAGAGGCACGTGTAAAGGATGCATTAAAACAAACATTTAAACCTGAATTTTTAAATAGGGTAGATGAAATAATTGTATTTACACCTCTTGAAAAGAAAGAACTTAGAGAAATAGTGGATTTAATGATTACGGAGGTAATTGAAGAGGTAGGCGAAAAAAATATTACTATGAATGTTTCAAAAGCTGTAGCTGACTTTATATTAGAAAAAGGATATGATGATAAATATGGAGCAAGGCCGCTAAGGCGAACTATTCAAAAATATATTGAAGATGAGATTGCAGAGCATTATCTCCAAAATGAATTTAGTGAAGGATCAAATATATCTGTAGAATTAAAAGATGATAAAATAGTTATAGTATAA